The Pan paniscus chromosome 1, NHGRI_mPanPan1-v2.0_pri, whole genome shotgun sequence genome has a segment encoding these proteins:
- the LOC117974943 gene encoding endogenous retrovirus group K member 8 Rec protein-like — protein sequence MHCGKPQGLLPRKAGLLSRVTRNTHRCGQAGLLHPPPNMGAFLQGEGTLRTSTLNPSEMQRKVPPQRQKTCNRASSTRQVNKMVISEEQMKLPSTKEAELPTWAQLKKLTQLAEKSLKKTRVTQTPENMLLAVLMIVSTVSTGVSNSSEETETRENGP from the exons atgcactgcggaaagccacagggacttcTGCCCCGGAAAGCCGG tctcttgtccCGCGTgacgagaaatacccacaggtgtggacaGGCTGGCCTCCTTCACCCGCCGCCCAACATGGGTGCCTTTCTCCAAGGTGAAGGTACGCTAAGAAC TTCTACATTGAACCCATCAGAGATGCAAAGAAAAGTGCCTCCGCAGAGACAGAAAACCTGCAATCGAGCATCATCGACTCGCCAGGTGAACAAAATGGTGATATCAGAAGAACAGATGAAGTTGCCATCCACAAAGGAAGCGGAGCTGCCGACCTGGGCCCAACTAAAGAAGCTGACACAGTTAGCTGAAAAAAGCCTGAAGAAAACAAGGGTAACACAAACTCCAGAGAATATGCTGCTTGCAGTTTTGATGATTGTATCTACCGTG TCTACAGGTGTATCCAACAGCTCTGAAGAGACAGAGACCAgagagaatgggccatga